In Mercenaria mercenaria strain notata unplaced genomic scaffold, MADL_Memer_1 contig_4997, whole genome shotgun sequence, one DNA window encodes the following:
- the LOC128554385 gene encoding beta-1,3-galactosyltransferase 1-like, which produces MVILNVKRKTCSVYGQNIYKITVTLFVGLCVAVMISTFTLQLSIKDDSRSKLLTDICNDVENEDTLNYNTNNTSSRRQSNCISCFQHNFNFVIQNDRICKLYSPNQSVELIVLIMTTHNNKNERMALRTTWLSYTKNNTVNVRYAFLLGEINDNTHKEAVLKENSVYHDIIKEDFIDKYMNLTYKTIMGFKWASTKCSHVHYVMKTDDDMFVNIKNVLNICKGNHSETLQKSILGDCHIKACPVRDQNSKWFASVDSYPKKSYPGYCSGTGYVTSMHVAKEIHKISPNVPFFHLEDIYVSLCIERLGFNLQPFSGFNAGRPSMDPCDYKGEKLITVHQVSPEMLKTIWNGKCVLK; this is translated from the coding sequence ATGGTTATACTGAATGTGAAAAGGAAGACGTGTTCAGTTTATGgacaaaacatttacaaaattacagTTACCTTGTTTGTAGGACTTTGTGTTGCAGTCATGATTTCTACATTCACTTTACAATTGTCAATAAAAGACGATAGCCGTTCTAAACTATTGACAGATATCTGCAATGATGTAGAAAATGAAGATACATtgaattataatacaaataaCACAAGCAGCAGACGACAAAGTAATTGCATTTCGTGTTTTCAACACAACTTTAATTTTGTGATACAAAATGATAGAATATGCAAACTGTATTCTCCTAATCAATCAGTGGAATTAATTGTACTCATAATGACAACCCATAATAACAAGAACGAAAGAATGGCATTACGTACCACCTGGTTGTCATACACTAAAAACAACACAGTCAATGTCAGATATGCATTTCTTTTAGGTGAAATTAATGATAATACACATAAAGAAGCTGTTCTGAAAGAAAACAGTGTATACCATGATATCATCAAGgaagattttattgataaatacatGAATTTAACTTACAAAACTATTATGGGATTTAAATGGGCATCCACAAAGTGTTCACATGTACATTACGTTATGAAAACTGATGACGACATGTTTGTCAACATTAAAAATGTTCTGAATATTTGCAAGGGTAATCACAGTGAAACCTTACAAAAATCAATCTTAGGGGATTGTCACATAAAAGCATGCCCTGTACGAGACCAGAACTCAAAGTGGTTTGCTTCAGTAGATAGTTATCCTAAGAAATCATATCCCGGTTATTGTTCCGGGACAGGTTATGTGACCAGCATGCATGTAGCGAAAGAAATTCATAAAATTTCGCCAAATGTTCCCTTCTTCCACCTAGAGGATATCTATGTATCACTGTGTATAGAAAGATTAGGCTTTAATCTTCAGCCATTCTCTGGATTCAATGCTGGTCGACCAAGCATGGATCCATGCGACTATAAAGGAGAAAAATTGATAACAGTTCATCAGGTGTCACCCGAAATGTTGAAGACAATATGGAATGGAAAGTGTGTGCTAAAATGA